The Archangium primigenium genomic interval TGGACGTCGAAGAGGGACTGGAGGATGGGGTCCGCCACGCGGGGGGCGGGTTTCGCTTGAGCCTTCGCCATGGGCGCCACCCTATAACGGCCGCCGGGGGGCCGGGCATGGGATTCACGGCGCGACTGTCAGGCATACTTCCCTTCCCCAGCCCCCGCCGGAGGAAGCGTGACGCAGCCGCACACCCCGTGGTCGCCCGAGCACCTGCGCAATCCCCACCCCTTCTACGCCGCCTTGCGCGAGCGCGCCCCGGTGCTGCCCCTGCCCGGCTTCGAGGGCGTGCTGGCCGTCACGCGCCATGAGGACATCGCGCCCGCGCTCAAGAACCCCACCCTCTTCTCCTCGCGGCGCGTGGCCCCGGGCCTCAACCTGCCCCCCGAGGTGGGCGAGCAGGCCCGGCGCTTCTTTCGCACCGAGAACAACCTCATCGCCTCGGATCCGCCCCACCACACGCGCCTGCGCACCCTGGTGGCCAAGGCCTTCACGCCCCGGCTGGTGGCGGAGATGGAGCCGCGCATCCGCGCCCTCGCCCGCGAGCTGCTCGAGCCCCTGCTCCAGCAGGAGACGTTCGACGTGATGGAGGGCCTGGCCGTGCCCCTGCCCGTCATCGTCATCAGCGAGATGCTCGGCGTGGAGCCCGAGCGCCGCCAGGACTTCAAGCGCTGGTCGGACCACGTGGTGCAGATGGTGGCCCTGTCCCAGAAGCGGTTGGATCCCCGCCCCATCCTCCAGGGCCTCACCGAGCTGCACGCCTACCTGGGCGAGGTCATCGAGCGGCGGCGGCGCGAGCCCCGGGACGACCTGCTCAGCGCGCTCGTGCGGGCCGCCGACGGCTTCCTGGAGGTGGAGGACCTGGTCTCCTTCGCGCGGCTCTTGCTCGTGGCGGGCAACGAGACCACGACGAACCTCCTGGGCAACGCCCTGGTGTCGCTCCTGCGCCATCCCGAGCAGTGGGAGCGGCTGCGGGCCACGCCGGGCCTCGTGCCCGCCACGATCGAGGAGACGCTGCGCTACGAGGGCCCCGTCCAGGCGCTCATGCGCATGGCCACCCAGGACACGCGGATCGCCGGCCACCCCGTGGCCGAGGGCACGCGGTTGTTCCTGCTGATCGCGGCGGCCAACCGGGATCCCCGCCGCTTCGTGGAGCCGGAGCGCTTCGACATCACCCGCCAGGATCCGGGCCAGCTGGCCTTCGGGCACGGGGTGCACTTCTGCCTGGGCGCGCCCCTGGCGCGGCTGGAGGCCCGGGTGGTCCTGGAGGAGCTGCTGCCCCGGGTGGGCCGGCTCGCGTTCGCCCCCGGCCAGGAGGAGGCGATCGACTGGGGCGAGTCCTTCCTCTTGCGCGGCCCCCGGCGGTTGCGGCTCGTGGCCGAGCGGCGCTGACGGCTCAGCCCGGCCGGGTGCCCCGCACGAGCTTGCGCCACGCCTCGTCCAGGAAGATGGGCTCGGCCCGGGCCACCTCCAGCAATTCCTCGCGCGCGTCCTCGCCGCCCTGGAGCAGCCACTCCTCGATCGCCGCGCGCGCCTCCTCGCGCCGGCCCTGGAGGAAGGCGAGGTAGGCGCGCTCCACCTGGACCCGGAACACCCCGGGCTCCCGGGCGAGCGAGGCCTCCAGGAGTGTCCCGGCCCGCGCGAGCCAGGTCACCACGTCCTCGCGCGCCCCGTGCCGCCAGCGGCGCTTGCCCTCCTCGAGCGACACCCGGCCGGCGTGGTGCAGCGCCTGGGCCGCCAGCCGCAGCAGGAAGGGCTCGGCCGCGTCGCCGAAGCGGCGCACCACCTCGTCGTAGCGCGCGCAGGCCGCCTCGGCCCGCCCCTGCCGTCCCAAGAGCCCCCCCAGGGTCATCAGCGCGAGCGCCACCTCGCCTTGAGGGCCGGACTCGGTCTCGTCGCCATGGCGCCGGACGACCTCCTCCAGGAGCGCCTGGCCCTCCACGACACAGTCCTCCTCCAGGAGCAGCTCGCCCAGCTCGCGCATGGCCAGGGCCCGCCGGGCCGCGCAGGTGTCGTCCTCGAGCAGCTGGAGCGCCTGCTCGAAGTGCCACCGCGCCCGCTCGCCCTGGCGCAGCTGGCCATACAGGCGCGCCAGGTCATGGTGGGTCTGGGCCAGCAGTCCCGGCGGGGCGGCCTCCGGGCGGGCGGCGTAGCGGCGCACCAGCTCCGCGTGGTGGGTACACGCCCGCTCGCGCTGGCCGAGCCGCTCGCACAGCGCGCCCAGCTCGCTCAGGGCCTCGAACACCAGCAGCCGCAGGCCGGGGTCCTCCGGGTCGCCATGCCGCCGCACCAGCTCGCCCAGACACTCCACCGCCGCCTCCGTGCGCCCCGACATCACGAACACCTGGGCGAGGTTGCGGTGGGCCTGGAGCGCCTGGGAGCGCAGCCAGGCATTGGGCGCCTGGCCATAGCGCAGCATCATCTCCTTGAAGCACACCTCGGCCTTGTCGAAGCGC includes:
- a CDS encoding cytochrome P450; its protein translation is MTQPHTPWSPEHLRNPHPFYAALRERAPVLPLPGFEGVLAVTRHEDIAPALKNPTLFSSRRVAPGLNLPPEVGEQARRFFRTENNLIASDPPHHTRLRTLVAKAFTPRLVAEMEPRIRALARELLEPLLQQETFDVMEGLAVPLPVIVISEMLGVEPERRQDFKRWSDHVVQMVALSQKRLDPRPILQGLTELHAYLGEVIERRRREPRDDLLSALVRAADGFLEVEDLVSFARLLLVAGNETTTNLLGNALVSLLRHPEQWERLRATPGLVPATIEETLRYEGPVQALMRMATQDTRIAGHPVAEGTRLFLLIAAANRDPRRFVEPERFDITRQDPGQLAFGHGVHFCLGAPLARLEARVVLEELLPRVGRLAFAPGQEEAIDWGESFLLRGPRRLRLVAERR